The following proteins come from a genomic window of Coffea arabica cultivar ET-39 chromosome 11c, Coffea Arabica ET-39 HiFi, whole genome shotgun sequence:
- the LOC113715714 gene encoding protein SLOW GREEN 1, chloroplastic-like produces the protein MDSTLIMASSSPSSFLHHNLTSKLYQPVFNFKHSSFRPLNSRNFTIIKASSDCSSSSNPSSNPSNPDPLISSLKTTTAAIVFAAAVFGKFHQLPARASPPSPPPTLEKQEEILEEETHKGRFEEDQENSPLTQFLESNSEAVEALKSLLQQKLEVGEDEEGLKILRKLSSAQPENTEWKFLMARLLNEMGKTQESREVFEEILVRNPLLFEALFENALLMDRCGEGAAVLRRLEEALKIAEEEKKVKEARDVRFIMAQVQFLQKNVEEALQSYEELEKEDPTDFRPYFCKGMIYSLLDRNKEAREQFAKYRELSPKKFEVEGYLRTPLSRMKLFGTDENEN, from the coding sequence aTGGATTCAACTTTGATCATGGCATCATCATCACCATCTTCCTTCCTTCACCATAATCTAACCTCAAAGTTGTATCAACCCGTTTTCAATTTCAAACACTCTTCTTTTAGGCCTCTGAACAGTAGAAACTTCACCATTATCAAAGCTTCTTCAGATTGTAGTTCAAGTTCAAATCCTAGTTCTAATCCCTCCAATCCAGATCCTTTAATTTCCAGTCTGAAAACGACCACTGCAGCCATAGTTTTTGCCGCCGCAGTTTTTGGAAAGTTCCACCAGTTGCCGGCCAGGGCCAGCCCTCCATCACCACCACCAACTCTTGAAAAACAAGAGGAGATATTGGAAGAAGAAACCCATAAGGGAAGATTTGAAGAAGATCAAGAAAATTCCCCGTTGACCCAGTTTTTGGAATCCAATTCTGAGGCTGTTGAGGCCTTGAAAAGCTTGCTCCAGCAGAAACTCGAGGTGGGCGAGGATGAGGAGGGGTTGAAGATATTGAGGAAGTTAAGCTCAGCACAGCCGGAGAATACAGAGTGGAAGTTTTTGATGGCTAGGCTGTTGAATGAAATGGGGAAAACTCAAGAATCAAGAGAGGTTTTTgaagagattttagtgagaaaccCATTGTTGTTTGAGGCATTGTTTGAAAATGCGTTGTTGATGGACAGGTGTGGAGAAGGGGCCGCGGTTTTGAGGAGATTAGAGGAGGCATTGAAGATAGCTGAGGAGGAGAAGAAGGTGAAAGAGGCTAGAGATGTGAGGTTTATAATGGCACAAGTACAGTTCTTGCAGAAGAATGTGGAGGAAGCATTACAGAGCTACGAGGAGCTTGAGAAGGAGGACCCTACAGATTTTAGGCCTTACTTTTGTAAAGGGATGATTTATAGTTTGCTGGATAGGAATAAAGAAGCTAGAGAACAATTTGCCAAGTATCGCGAGCTTTCACCTAAGAAATTCGAGGTTGAAGGCTACTTGAGGACTCCATTATCAAGGATGAAGCTTTTTGGAACTGATGAGAACGAGAATTGA